A genomic segment from Thermococcus sp. encodes:
- the glyA gene encoding serine hydroxymethyltransferase, translated as MAEYMEYRDKVLEFIEDHENWRKHTINLIASENVTSPSVTRAVASGFMHKYAEGWPKQRYYQGCKYVDEVELIGVDLFTKLFKSDFADLRPISGTNANQAVFFGLAQPGDKAIVLHTSHGGHISHMPFGAAGMRGLEVHTWPFDNEEFNIDVDKAEKLIREVEPRIVVFGGSLFPFPHPVKELAPVAKEVGAYVMFDGAHVLGLIAGKQFQDPLREGADIITASTHKTFPGPQGGVIIYKRFGETEEIAKLQWAIFPGVLSNHHLHHMAGKTITAAEMLEYGQKYAAQIVKNAKALAEALAEEGFKVVGEDKGYTKSHQVIVDVSDLHEAAGGWAAPLLEEAGIILNKNLLPWDPLEKVNTPSGLRIGVQEMTRVGMMEGDMKEIAHFMKRVLLDREDPKKVKRDVYGFRAEFQKVYYSFDHGLPLRE; from the coding sequence ATGGCTGAGTACATGGAATACCGCGACAAGGTCTTGGAGTTTATTGAGGACCACGAGAACTGGAGGAAGCATACGATAAACCTCATAGCGAGCGAAAACGTGACCTCTCCAAGTGTCACCCGTGCCGTTGCGAGTGGGTTCATGCACAAGTACGCCGAGGGCTGGCCGAAGCAGCGCTACTACCAGGGTTGCAAGTACGTTGATGAGGTCGAGCTTATAGGTGTTGACCTCTTCACCAAGCTCTTCAAGAGTGACTTTGCCGATTTGAGGCCGATCTCTGGAACCAACGCCAACCAGGCTGTCTTCTTCGGACTCGCCCAGCCGGGAGACAAGGCTATCGTTCTGCACACCAGCCACGGTGGGCATATAAGCCACATGCCCTTCGGTGCCGCTGGAATGAGGGGTCTTGAGGTCCACACCTGGCCCTTTGACAACGAGGAGTTCAACATCGACGTCGACAAAGCCGAGAAGCTTATCCGTGAGGTCGAGCCCAGGATAGTCGTCTTCGGCGGTTCACTCTTCCCGTTCCCACACCCGGTCAAGGAACTTGCACCGGTCGCTAAAGAGGTTGGAGCCTACGTCATGTTCGATGGAGCGCACGTCCTTGGTCTCATCGCTGGCAAGCAGTTCCAGGACCCGCTCCGTGAAGGGGCTGACATAATCACCGCTTCAACCCACAAGACCTTCCCGGGACCGCAGGGCGGTGTCATCATCTATAAGCGCTTTGGAGAGACCGAGGAGATAGCCAAACTCCAGTGGGCAATCTTCCCAGGTGTTCTGAGCAACCACCACCTCCATCACATGGCCGGAAAGACCATCACAGCGGCGGAAATGCTCGAGTACGGACAAAAGTATGCGGCCCAAATAGTGAAGAACGCAAAGGCCCTTGCCGAGGCCCTTGCCGAGGAAGGTTTCAAAGTCGTCGGCGAAGACAAGGGCTACACCAAGAGCCACCAGGTCATTGTCGACGTCAGCGACCTGCACGAGGCCGCTGGAGGATGGGCCGCCCCGCTCCTTGAGGAGGCCGGCATAATTCTCAACAAGAACCTCCTGCCATGGGATCCGCTTGAGAAGGTCAACACTCCGAGCGGCCTGCGCATAGGCGTCCAGGAGATGACCCGCGTCGGCATGATGGAGGGCGACATGAAAGAGATAGCGCACTTCATGAAGCGCGTGCTCCTTGACAGGGAAGACCCGAAGAAAGTCAAGCGCGATGTATACGGCTTCCGTGCCGAGTTCCAGAAGGTCTACTACTCCTTTGACCATGGCCTCCCGCTTAGGGAGTGA
- a CDS encoding DUF3783 domain-containing protein, with translation MNEAVFLIGFSGEEVEAVRNALDSVEVHEVPKECLGWKLKEVVERKPEGRGDWHERKFLIIHGPNDFIKRIISAIRPLKLGRIIFVSTTPISLKRTLDDLIGEWLEEDEYFRAYRKMKAQDPKGPYLDIEKG, from the coding sequence ATGAATGAGGCGGTTTTTCTGATAGGATTTTCTGGGGAAGAGGTTGAGGCCGTTAGAAATGCCCTTGACAGTGTCGAGGTTCACGAGGTTCCGAAGGAGTGTTTGGGCTGGAAGCTAAAGGAGGTCGTTGAGAGGAAGCCAGAGGGAAGGGGGGACTGGCACGAGAGGAAGTTCCTCATCATCCACGGCCCCAACGACTTCATAAAGCGCATCATCTCCGCCATAAGACCACTCAAACTCGGAAGGATAATCTTCGTCTCCACGACACCGATATCCCTCAAGAGAACCCTCGATGATCTCATAGGGGAGTGGCTGGAGGAGGACGAATACTTCAGGGCTTACAGGAAGATGAAGGCACAGGATCCCAAGGGACCCTACCTCGATATTGAGAAGGGTTAA
- the tnpA gene encoding IS200/IS605 family transposase yields the protein MKPESPRIKRTRHAKHFITYHIVWIPKYRRDILTGKVAERLKEMLKEYSEEIGCEVIALEVMPDHVHVFLQAKPNLSPAQIVNHLKGKTARKLLQEFPELRSKTTHGRLWSRSYFVASVGYITDEIVKHYVETQWERELKRKGQ from the coding sequence ATGAAACCAGAATCACCAAGAATCAAGAGAACAAGACACGCAAAACACTTCATAACCTACCACATCGTCTGGATACCAAAATACCGGAGGGACATTCTCACCGGAAAAGTCGCAGAGAGACTCAAGGAAATGCTCAAAGAATACTCGGAAGAAATTGGGTGCGAAGTCATCGCCCTCGAAGTAATGCCAGACCACGTTCACGTCTTCCTCCAAGCCAAACCCAACCTCTCGCCAGCCCAAATAGTGAACCACTTAAAGGGTAAAACTGCCAGGAAACTCCTCCAAGAATTTCCAGAACTGAGGAGCAAAACGACTCACGGGAGACTCTGGTCTCGCTCCTATTTTGTCGCCTCAGTCGGCTACATAACGGACGAGATTGTTAAGCACTACGTTGAAACCCAATGGGAGCGTGAGTTAAAACGAAAAGGACAGTAA
- a CDS encoding polysaccharide deacetylase family protein, producing MSFTSSIKPSRGGSRMLVSLTFDVEQDCPPYLSTTRGVEEGLPKILDLLGEKGVKGTFFFTAQMAKEYPHLVKRVVEDGHELGCHTYNHERLDKLSKGEAERIIEKSLQVLRNFGEVVSFRSPNLQLPSEIYAVLREKGILVDSSKAVYKRYRGISYVGGVLEIPASVTSSVLRLPWRIQRIIHARLREPRVYFAHPWEFVPMKGVRFDCRFNTGEKALELLERLIDHYRRENAEFLLMRDYLKVFKPERRQEAEGVSQHPR from the coding sequence TTGTCCTTTACAAGCTCCATCAAACCCTCAAGAGGGGGATCGCGAATGCTGGTGTCTTTAACCTTTGATGTGGAACAGGACTGTCCTCCCTACTTGAGCACAACTAGGGGGGTGGAGGAGGGGCTCCCGAAGATCCTTGACCTGCTTGGGGAAAAGGGGGTTAAGGGGACATTCTTTTTTACGGCACAGATGGCAAAGGAATACCCCCATCTAGTGAAGCGCGTGGTTGAAGATGGCCATGAACTGGGGTGTCATACCTACAACCACGAGCGTCTGGACAAACTGTCAAAAGGTGAAGCCGAGAGGATCATAGAGAAATCCCTCCAGGTGTTGAGGAACTTTGGAGAGGTGGTCTCGTTCAGATCCCCGAATTTACAGCTTCCTTCTGAGATATACGCCGTATTGAGGGAGAAGGGAATCCTTGTGGACTCTTCAAAGGCCGTCTATAAGAGGTACCGGGGCATCTCGTACGTGGGTGGTGTGCTGGAAATCCCCGCTTCTGTAACTTCCTCCGTATTGAGGCTTCCCTGGAGAATCCAACGAATAATCCATGCTCGTTTAAGGGAGCCGAGGGTTTATTTCGCCCATCCTTGGGAGTTTGTCCCGATGAAGGGGGTACGCTTTGACTGTCGCTTTAACACTGGAGAAAAAGCCCTTGAGTTGCTTGAAAGACTTATAGACCACTACAGAAGGGAGAACGCAGAATTTTTATTGATGAGGGACTATCTAAAGGTTTTCAAGCCCGAAAGGCGTCAAGAGGCAGAGGGAGTCTCACAACACCCTAGGTAG
- a CDS encoding immunoglobulin-like domain-containing protein yields the protein MRKVVPVLLLLLLIPVGYYVGTQGKGTTYSAGHNGSSEISFQAENLSVFMKLDREIYSRNDTMRLTIINTGELNATTGYGFRIYRLENGKWTEVQVKMMFIQMAVIIPPGKEWEQRVKLSSLNLEPGHYRVVKSVIISNSETHNAVGMNVGAEFDVR from the coding sequence GTGAGGAAAGTAGTTCCAGTGCTCTTACTACTGCTTCTAATACCCGTGGGCTACTACGTGGGTACCCAGGGAAAAGGCACCACCTATTCCGCGGGGCACAATGGCTCCTCTGAAATCAGTTTTCAGGCAGAGAACCTCTCCGTCTTCATGAAACTGGACAGAGAAATATACTCAAGGAACGACACGATGAGGCTAACAATCATCAACACGGGAGAGCTAAACGCCACAACCGGCTACGGATTCAGAATCTACCGCTTGGAAAACGGAAAGTGGACAGAGGTGCAGGTCAAGATGATGTTCATCCAGATGGCGGTAATAATTCCCCCTGGAAAGGAGTGGGAGCAAAGGGTGAAGCTCTCCAGTCTGAACCTCGAGCCGGGTCACTACAGGGTGGTCAAAAGCGTTATTATCTCCAACAGTGAAACCCACAACGCAGTTGGTATGAATGTGGGTGCCGAGTTCGATGTGAGGTGA
- a CDS encoding DNA polymerase sliding clamp encodes MPFEIVFDGAKDFADLIATASNLIDEAAFKVTEEGISMRAMDPSRVVLIDLNLPEGIFSKYEVEEEETIGINMDHFKKVLKRGKGKDTLILKKGDENFLEITFEGTAKRTFKLPLIEVEELELELPELPFTAKVVVLGEVLKEAVKDASLVSDAMKFIATENEFIMKAEGETNEVEIKLTLEDEGLLDLDVEEETKSAYGISYLADMLKGIGKADEVTVRFGNEMPLQMEYLIRDEGKLVFLLAPRVED; translated from the coding sequence ATGCCATTCGAAATAGTTTTTGACGGGGCTAAGGATTTCGCTGATCTTATTGCAACAGCCAGCAACCTCATAGACGAGGCCGCCTTCAAGGTAACAGAGGAAGGAATAAGCATGCGCGCCATGGACCCTAGCAGGGTCGTCCTCATCGACCTCAACCTCCCGGAAGGGATATTCTCCAAATATGAGGTTGAGGAAGAGGAAACCATAGGGATTAACATGGATCACTTCAAGAAGGTCCTCAAGCGCGGAAAGGGCAAGGACACGCTCATCCTGAAAAAGGGCGACGAGAACTTTCTTGAGATAACCTTCGAGGGAACTGCGAAGAGAACCTTCAAGTTGCCGCTCATAGAGGTGGAAGAGCTCGAGCTCGAGCTTCCGGAGCTTCCATTTACTGCTAAAGTCGTCGTCCTAGGAGAGGTGCTTAAAGAGGCCGTCAAGGACGCCTCCCTCGTCAGTGACGCCATGAAATTCATCGCCACAGAGAACGAGTTCATTATGAAGGCCGAGGGCGAGACGAACGAGGTTGAGATAAAGCTTACCCTTGAGGATGAGGGTTTACTCGACCTCGATGTTGAAGAGGAAACGAAGAGCGCTTACGGAATCAGCTATCTGGCTGACATGCTGAAGGGCATCGGGAAGGCCGACGAGGTAACGGTCCGCTTTGGCAACGAGATGCCCCTCCAGATGGAGTACCTTATACGGGACGAAGGAAAGCTTGTCTTCCTCCTCGCGCCGCGCGTTGAGGACTGA
- a CDS encoding transcription factor S, which yields MKFCPKCGNLMLPDRKRKVWVCRSCGYEEPFDEEKDREKTKITQKVEHKPDEGIIVVDKDVETLPTTKVYCPKCGEVVEAYWWEMQTRAGDEPSTIFYKCKKCGYVWRSYE from the coding sequence ATGAAGTTCTGCCCAAAGTGTGGTAACCTCATGCTTCCAGACCGGAAAAGAAAGGTCTGGGTCTGCCGTTCCTGTGGCTATGAAGAGCCTTTTGACGAGGAGAAGGACCGAGAGAAGACCAAGATAACCCAGAAAGTTGAACACAAGCCGGATGAGGGCATCATCGTCGTTGATAAGGACGTGGAGACCCTGCCAACGACGAAGGTCTACTGTCCCAAGTGTGGTGAGGTTGTCGAGGCTTACTGGTGGGAGATGCAGACGAGGGCAGGTGATGAGCCGAGTACAATATTCTACAAATGCAAAAAGTGTGGCTACGTCTGGAGGTCTTACGAGTGA
- a CDS encoding ASCH domain-containing protein yields the protein MLIDSVYKSKILRGDKVTTIRYGNYEAKPGSEVYLVVRPSDTTLAKVRITKVEKKKVKELTNEDAELDGFSDVKELLHELNKIYGDLYGDDEVTVIGFEVVKRFNDGIPLRWLKGLNYREPAQIARLYLENQEKLSLNRETDFIMRRIYNEGLGRAVRTFGPKRVQNTLLKAYHALYGAGII from the coding sequence ATGCTGATTGACTCAGTCTATAAGTCTAAAATCCTTCGCGGGGACAAGGTAACCACGATACGCTACGGTAACTACGAGGCGAAGCCGGGGAGTGAGGTTTACCTAGTGGTCAGGCCGAGCGACACTACACTAGCAAAGGTCAGGATAACTAAAGTTGAGAAAAAGAAAGTAAAGGAATTAACCAATGAGGATGCAGAGTTAGATGGCTTTTCGGACGTTAAGGAGCTCCTCCATGAGCTGAACAAGATTTACGGCGACCTCTACGGTGACGATGAGGTTACGGTCATCGGCTTTGAGGTCGTCAAGCGCTTCAACGACGGGATTCCGCTCAGGTGGCTGAAGGGACTCAACTACCGCGAGCCTGCCCAAATAGCGCGCCTCTACCTTGAGAACCAGGAAAAGCTGAGTCTCAACCGCGAGACGGACTTCATAATGCGCCGTATCTACAACGAGGGCCTTGGAAGGGCCGTGAGAACCTTTGGCCCGAAGAGAGTTCAGAACACGTTACTTAAAGCATATCACGCGCTCTACGGGGCTGGCATCATTTAA
- a CDS encoding TIGR02253 family HAD-type hydrolase — protein sequence MIKVVFFDLDDTIVDTTRLAEMARRNAIENMVRHGLPVDFDTAYGELLELIKEYGSNFNRHFDYLLRRLEIPYDPKLVAAGVISYHNTKFAYLRTVRGVRRLLLELQKDGYRLGIITDGDPIKQWEKILRLELDPYFDEVLISDSLGVKKPHPRIFKRALRDIGVKPEEALMVGDRLYSDIYGAKNVGMTTIWFRYGKYADRELEYLDYADFTMNSLEELPGILRGLNLEESEAGPDKEIHAD from the coding sequence ATGATAAAGGTCGTGTTCTTTGACCTAGATGATACGATTGTCGATACGACGAGGCTAGCCGAGATGGCGCGCCGGAACGCGATAGAGAACATGGTGCGTCACGGCCTCCCGGTTGACTTCGACACCGCCTACGGGGAGCTTCTTGAGCTGATAAAAGAGTATGGAAGCAACTTCAACCGACATTTTGACTACCTCTTAAGAAGACTAGAGATTCCCTACGACCCCAAACTAGTTGCCGCCGGAGTCATTTCATATCACAACACCAAGTTCGCATACCTGAGAACCGTCCGTGGTGTCAGACGACTTCTGCTGGAGCTCCAGAAGGACGGCTATCGCCTCGGGATAATCACCGACGGCGACCCGATAAAGCAGTGGGAGAAAATACTCCGCCTCGAACTCGATCCATACTTCGATGAAGTACTCATATCCGACTCCCTTGGCGTGAAGAAGCCCCACCCTCGGATATTCAAGAGGGCTTTGAGAGACATAGGGGTCAAGCCTGAAGAGGCGCTCATGGTTGGGGACAGGCTTTACTCCGACATATATGGGGCTAAAAACGTGGGTATGACCACCATCTGGTTCCGCTATGGAAAATACGCCGACAGGGAGCTTGAGTATCTCGACTACGCCGATTTCACGATGAACTCACTCGAAGAACTACCGGGGATACTGAGGGGGTTGAACCTTGAGGAGAGCGAAGCCGGTCCAGATAAGGAAATTCATGCTGATTGA
- a CDS encoding aromatic amino acid transport family protein encodes MPVTDGTPKSKVTTSHGRYYAERMALARRKKLRRRATLLQLVRKRKGIVALRTSTIRVEKRHITKNEALAILVGTQIGAGVLGLPYAASKVGLIPAFGVLMGIMLLMLGTAFIVLKLSAGMNGAQMSTAASRTLGKAGGWLMYISIFIMSFGALLAYIAGMGSVFQSLFGINETLGALIFWVLASLVVYHGLEASGKTELIMSYIMLVLFIGVTVMLAPHAKLNNGLYVDWGGLLSITGVAIFALGCHTVIPDVYKGLGSYDETKKVVVLAFLIPTAIYAVFMAAFLLAFGRDTPQIATQGLQLLYGELGNVIGNLIPLLAITTSYIGIALAQQSNSEEFVRMRRLYAWVLTVIPPAIVYFAGVRNFADVLAFAGDTGDMLAFIVLPILMWFAYRLGRR; translated from the coding sequence ATGCCGGTTACGGACGGCACCCCAAAGAGCAAAGTCACCACTTCACACGGCCGTTACTACGCGGAGAGAATGGCGCTGGCGAGACGGAAGAAGCTTAGACGGCGAGCCACGCTCCTTCAGCTCGTGAGAAAGAGGAAGGGGATAGTCGCGCTCAGGACGAGCACGATAAGGGTTGAGAAGAGACACATAACAAAGAACGAAGCCCTCGCGATACTCGTGGGGACGCAAATTGGGGCGGGAGTCCTCGGATTACCCTATGCGGCAAGTAAGGTTGGCCTTATTCCAGCGTTTGGCGTCCTCATGGGGATCATGCTCCTCATGCTCGGAACCGCTTTCATAGTACTAAAGCTCAGCGCCGGCATGAACGGCGCCCAGATGAGCACCGCCGCGAGCAGGACCCTTGGAAAGGCTGGGGGTTGGCTGATGTACATCAGCATCTTTATAATGAGCTTCGGCGCGCTCCTGGCCTACATAGCAGGCATGGGAAGCGTGTTCCAGAGCCTCTTTGGAATAAACGAAACCCTCGGGGCGCTCATCTTCTGGGTTCTGGCTTCACTCGTTGTCTACCACGGCCTCGAAGCCAGCGGGAAGACCGAACTGATAATGAGCTACATCATGCTCGTCCTCTTCATCGGCGTCACCGTGATGCTGGCCCCCCACGCGAAGCTCAACAACGGGCTATACGTTGACTGGGGCGGACTGCTCAGCATAACTGGAGTGGCTATCTTCGCCCTCGGCTGCCACACCGTCATCCCCGACGTCTACAAGGGACTTGGGAGCTACGATGAGACGAAGAAGGTTGTGGTGCTCGCATTCCTGATTCCAACGGCAATATACGCGGTGTTTATGGCGGCGTTCCTGCTGGCCTTTGGAAGGGACACACCCCAGATAGCTACCCAGGGACTTCAGCTCCTCTACGGAGAGCTGGGCAACGTCATAGGTAACCTCATACCCCTGCTGGCAATAACGACGAGCTACATAGGCATAGCCCTCGCGCAACAGAGCAACAGCGAGGAGTTCGTACGCATGAGGAGATTATACGCATGGGTGCTGACGGTGATTCCTCCAGCCATCGTTTACTTTGCCGGCGTTAGGAACTTCGCGGACGTTCTGGCCTTCGCCGGCGACACCGGGGACATGCTGGCCTTCATCGTGCTTCCAATACTGATGTGGTTTGCCTACCGCTTGGGGAGGCGCTGA
- a CDS encoding sulfite exporter TauE/SafE family protein encodes MNLVDSVISGFLSGLSLGLTGSGGSVLAVPLLVYFVGLDPHTAVGTSLVAVGITAIIGFIMHWRKGNIDFKTGTLMALTSIPGIYIGSYMNKSVKGPLLLTLFAVLMVAIAIKMVKNNSKQVQQVKEGKEISRINVAGLGFLVGIASGFFGVGGGFLLVPALTMGAGLKMHRAVGTSLFVVVLNGLAGFVSYELQGRPIDLVIVILFVLGGLIGDAIGVRTAKSLSCRELRQVFAAVVVLVALYLMWINLPRVL; translated from the coding sequence ATGAATCTAGTGGATTCTGTAATCTCTGGGTTCCTCTCTGGACTGTCGCTTGGCCTTACGGGAAGCGGTGGATCAGTCCTTGCAGTCCCCCTGCTGGTGTACTTCGTAGGCCTTGATCCCCACACCGCCGTCGGCACCTCCTTGGTTGCTGTAGGAATAACCGCAATCATAGGGTTCATAATGCACTGGAGAAAGGGAAACATAGACTTTAAAACCGGAACGCTAATGGCCCTTACAAGCATTCCCGGGATTTATATCGGTAGCTACATGAACAAATCTGTAAAAGGGCCCCTTTTGCTGACGCTGTTCGCGGTTCTGATGGTAGCTATAGCGATTAAAATGGTGAAGAACAATAGTAAACAGGTTCAACAGGTTAAAGAGGGGAAAGAAATTAGCCGTATTAACGTCGCTGGCCTTGGCTTTCTCGTTGGGATTGCCTCTGGATTCTTTGGGGTCGGAGGCGGCTTCCTGCTTGTCCCAGCCCTGACGATGGGTGCAGGGCTTAAAATGCATCGTGCAGTTGGAACGTCCCTCTTCGTGGTAGTCCTTAACGGACTTGCTGGCTTTGTGAGCTACGAACTCCAAGGCAGACCCATAGACCTTGTAATAGTGATACTCTTCGTGCTAGGCGGGCTAATTGGAGACGCCATCGGCGTGCGTACAGCAAAATCGCTTTCCTGCAGGGAGCTGAGACAGGTTTTCGCAGCTGTGGTGGTTCTGGTGGCCCTATACCTAATGTGGATCAATCTACCTAGGGTGTTGTGA